The DNA window GAGCGCCTCGCCGATTAGTTCCTGGGAAGCGAACCACATCGCCGCGCGCTGGTGGGTGCCACGGATTTCCTCCGGGGACTGGCGTAGCTTCAATTCGGCCTGCAGGGTATCCTGGAACAAGTGGTGGAAGCGGAACCACCCCCGGTCCTTGTCGAGGGGGATCACGAACAGATCGGAAGCCACCAGCCAATCGACAAATTCCCGTCCGTCCAGCCCCGGAAACATCGCGTCGCACAAGCCGATATTGAAGCGATCCACCAAAGAGACTCCGAGCATGGCCGCCAGCCGTTCGGCATCAATCTGGTCGAGGATCCCTTCGATCAGGAAGTTGCTTACCAAGGCTGGCGCCGCGGGCATTCGCCTTGTGAAGTCCGCGACGTCCTTCGTATCGCGCAGGGCGACGATTAGCAGGCGTAGGGCCACCGGCCAGCCTTCGAGATGCCTGAGGGCCAGTTCCTTGAGCTCCGCCGGACGGATTACCGGAAGGTTGGCCTCCATGAAGGTGTCGACCTCCTGTTCATTGAACCTGAGGTCGCCGAGGCGGAACTCGTTCAGCTGGCCCTGCCTACGATGGCGGTTCAGTAGGATCGGCGGGTCCCGGCGGGTGACGAGGATCAGGTGGAAGTTGGACGGGGGATGGGCGAGGAGCAGATTCAGGAGATCGCGGATTCCTTCGTGACTCAGGAAATGGAAGTCGTCCACGACCAGGTATACGCGGCCTTCCAGCTTGAGCAGCTCATTGCTGAACAGGCGCACGACCTCTTCGTGATCTGGGAGGCGGTTTGATCTCGCGAGTTTGGCGGAGTCTTCGCACGCGCCCGGCAGGGCAACCTGAATCGCACTGACCAGATGCAGGAAAAAGGACTCGGGGTCGTTGTCGCTCGGGTCGGCCGAATACCAGGCGCTCGTCTCGCCCGCTCCGAAGCTTCCCAGCCACTGGCTGACAAGCGTGCTCTTGCCATATCCTGCGGGGGCGGAGACCAGCGTGAGCGGCGCGTCCTTTCCCTGATCCAGTCGGGCCAGCAATCTTGGCCGCGCGATGACATCCTTCGGCGGTTCCGGCCGGAAGAGCTTGGTAAGGATGACTCTGGATTCGATGGGCACTGCGTATCGTGTGGGCAGTTAGAGTCACCTAAGCTCCGAGGCCGTCCGCCGACAAGGACTTTGCCCCAAGATGGGCGTCTATTCGTGGGGGTTGGCCTCCATGAAACAGATCGCCCGGTCGTTCAGGTCCTATCCGGTAGTCCGGCCATCGCCAGTAGTAGCCGACCGGCCGCAATGCCCAAGTTGTCCTCCTGGCAAACAAATCCAGGGAAGCCGCCGAGACAACAATCGCTTCCCGGTGTTCACAGCTGATCCTCGATCGGCAGGAGGGTCATCAGGCCGTTCATGAAGCGTCGGCCGAAGCTGGTCTCCGGATCGTGGGTCCAGGTCTTGGTTTCGCCATCGACCTCGGCGGTCCAGAGGGTTTTGCCCTTGTCGTCGAGCGTGACGCGGTAGGCGTTCTCCGGGCGGACGCCTTCATCGAGGAAGTCCTCGACCTGCTTGGCGAAGGCCTTGCTGTGAACCAGTAGTCCGATCTCCGAATTGATGTCCGCCGAGCGCGGGTCGAGATTGAAGCTGCCGATGAAAGTCTTCTCGCTGTCGATGACGAGGGACTTCGTATGAAGCGCGGACCGGGAGCTCGTCGCGTAGGGCGCCACCTGCGAGAGCATCGCGGGTGCGTCGGGGCGCAGTTCATAGACCTCCATGCCGGCGCGGAGGACCTGCGGACGACGCTTGGTGTGTCCGGCTTGGGCAGCCACCACGTCGTTGCCTGCGAGGGCGTTGGTCAGCGTGCGGACCTTCACGCCGCGTTCGGTGAGTTGGCGGGTGGTCTCAACGCCGCTGTCGCGGAGGATGAAGTAGGCGGCTTCGATCTTCACCGAGCGCTTGGCGGCGGCGATCTCCGAGTGGAGTTGGATGTTCATCTTTCCGTCCGGATCGTTGCCGCGCATCGACTCGAAGCTGTCGTGAAGCACTTCGCCTTTGGCCCACACCATCTTGTCGGCGATGTCGTCGATCCGGCCGCGCAGGTCATCGACGTCCTGTTTCAGGGGGAACGGGTAGCGTTCCGGCCGGATGTTGCCGCGCAAGACGGCGAGCTGCTCCCGGAAATCGTTCATGTCCGGCACCTCGCGGACGAATCCCTCGATGGGAATGGCGCCCGCGCTGTTCCAGAACTCGTCGAAGGTGGCGGAAATATCGCGGACGATCGGGCCGGCCGCGGCGATGTCGAGGTCGCGATTGTTGAAGCTTTCGCCGAGACCGAAGTATTCGTCCGCGATGTTGCGGCCGCCGATGATGGCGACGGAGTTGTCCATCACCATGATCTTGTTGTGCATCCGCTTGTTGAGCCGGCCGAAGTTGGCAAGGAACTCGGTGGTGCGCAGATTCCGGTAGCGGTGCGGGTTGAAGATGCGGACCTCGATGTTCGGGTGGGCGGCGATCTTGGCGGTGGTGCTGTCGCGTTTCTTGAAGTTCACGTCGTCGAGCAGGAACCGGACGCGCACGCCGCGGTCGGCGGCCTGGATCAGGTGGTCGGCGAGCGTCAGTCCGATGGTGTCGGCGGTCCAGATGTAGTACTGGACGTCGAGGGTCTCGCGGGCGAAGTCGGCCAGAGCGACGCGGCTGGTGAACGCTTCGCGGTTGCCTCCCAAGGCAGCGAATCCGGACTTTCCGGGGTGGCGTCGGGCGGCGGCCTCGAACTGCCCAGCGACGCCGGAGGACGGTGCTTTCTTGAGCGCGGCGCTCGGAGTTTTCGGGACGTCCCGGTAATTGATCCCGCAACTGGCCGTGAGGAGGGTGGCGAGAACGGTCATGAGGGAGGTCAGCAGGATGGGTCGCACGGCGACTTCCGGAGAATCGGGGGTCGGCATCATCGGCGAGACTAGGTGCCGGGATTTCCACACGGCAAGCAGAAGTCGCCCGGGTGTGGAGTCGGAGGCGCGATGGTACGCGTCTGACTGCTCCGGTGTTTCGGAGAGCGGCTTTGCGAGTCGCGGGATCATTCGCTTCGCCGGGCTGGATGAGGCGGCTTGAAAAGCCGCTCTCCCCGTTGCGCACTTGAGCCCGCCGGAACTAGAACGTCAGAGCCAGCCCGAGGATCGGGCCTCCTGAAGCGGCGTCGTAGAGGAAGCCGCCTTTCTGATAGTCAACCGCGGCATGGCGGTAGCCGAGGAACAGGGTGGATGATTCACCGAGGTCGTAGCCGATCAGCGCGACCGCTTGCCAGAGGAAGTCCGAGCTGACGCCGAAGCCGCCGACCTCGCCACGAAGCTGCGCGCTCCACGGGCCACCGAGCCGTTGGTTGAGGCGGAAGCCGATCGCCGGATCGAGCCAGCCTTCGCCCGAGCCGATGCTGGTAACGACGCGACGTCCGAGCAGGCGGAGTTCGTTGTCGATGTCGTAGTAAACGGCACCGGCGAACAGATCGAGGCGGGTGCAATCGGTATCGATCACGCTATAACCGCCGACGAGTTCGAGGCGTGTGGTTTGCGCGGTCAGCTTCGCCTGAGCCGGGGTGTTCCGGAGCGGCGTGTAGGTCGTCAGGGTAAGCGAGTTTCTGAGATAGAGCCCCTCGAGTTGGGCGAACCATGGACCCTTGCGTGCCTCCATCATTCCCATCGCGGTCATGTCGAGGGTGTCGAGGATGTCGCCGAAGGAGATGTCGACCGGCGTGGTGAATCCTCCCGCGCCGATGTCGCCATTGAGGCCCGCTCCCCAGCCGTAGAGGCCGAGGGTGATCTCCCACCCGTTGTCGGTGGTGGTGGTCATGACCGGCTCGGGTGCGGTGGGTGTGCCGGCATGCAGGGCGGTCGTCAGGATGGCCGAGGCGGTGAGGGCGAGAAGCGGAGTCGATTTCATGGCAGGCGATGGTCAGGTGAGTTGATAGTGGACAGGGTCTGTGAGGTCACGTGGAAACGAGTCGGTCGCGGTGGATGAACAAGGAGCGCGGGCCTGCAGGGGCCTCAACATTGGGCGTTGACGGGACCGTGGCAACGGGACCGCGAGAGCCACCTCGAGCGCCACCTCGGTGCGCGACTGGGGTCGCGCGGTCCGGCTGAGGTGCGTGGCGGCGCCGCGCGGTCCGGGTTCGGGTGAGGTCGGCTATGCCTTTTTGCCTCCGCCTTTTTTGTCGCCCTCGGGCTCGGAGGGAGCGAGGAACCACTTGTCCTTCGGTGTGAGGACCGGTTCCTCGGGCTGGGACCTGAAGTTCGGGGACATGATCTGGACTTCGAACTCGTTGAAGGTGTCCTGGATGCGTTGGTGGAGGTCGGAAAGGATCACGCCCTTCTTCGCGACATCCGAGGGGACGAAGCGGAGTTCGTACTCGGCGTAGAAGTCGGAGAGGGCGGTCTGGATGACCCGCGGTTCCGGCTTCTTGCGAATGCCCGGGGTGCGTTCGGTGGCGAGCAGGAGCATCGCGTGGACCTGACGCCATGGCGTGTCGTAGCCGATGGTCACCTTGGTCGAGAGCTCGGTGCGTTGTTCGTTCTCCTCGATCCGCGAGTAGTTGAGTGTCTCCTTGGCGATGAGTACCGCGTTGGGCACGGTGACGTATTCGCGTCTAGGCGTGAGCACTTTCGTCGACAGCAGTCCGATGTCCTGGATCACGCCCTCGGTGTCACCGACCTTGGCATACTCTCCGGTCCGGACCGCCCCGGAATAGAGTACCACAAAGCCGCTCATGACCTGGTTCACGAGGCCGGTCGAACCGAGCGAGAGCACGAGGCCGACGAAGACACTGATGCCCTTGAAGGCGGGGCTCTCCGAGCCGGGGATGTAGGGGTAGGCGATCGTGATGCCGAAGATCCAGACGAGCACGACGACGATGCGGCGCGAGGCGCGTGCGGTATCGCTGCCGAGCCAGCTGTCGTCGTCTTTCGTGTGCTCGAGTTGGCGGAAGAGGTTGTCGGCCAGCCGCGCGACCCAGCGGGTCAGGGCGAAGATGACGATCACCATGATCACGCCGGGGAGCGCGTCGACGAAGCTCTGGAGCAGTCCGGCGGTGAGGGTGCGGAGACGCTCGCCCAATGCATGGCCCCACGGGGCGGTGTATGGGAACTGCCCGAGCACGGTGACGATCCAGACGTAACCGGCGAACAGCGCGACGCCCCAGCCGATCATGACGATCACCCTTCGGATGGCCTGGAGCATCATCGGCCGGAAGTCGAAGTTCCGAACCTTGAGTTGTTTCAGCTTCGAAGTCCGCTGGACCATGTAACGGCGGAGCTTGCGGCCGAGGAAGCGGAGGAACCAGAGGAGGCCCAGGAAAGCCGCGGTCGCTGCGATGGCGACACCGACGCCCTTGAGGATCACGGTGACGCTGCGTTGCTCCCGTTTGGCGTCGCGGACTTCCTCAAGCCGGGAGATGATTGTTTTGGTAAGCGAGTCGAGCGTTTCGCCGGTCGTCGGGTCGAGATCGGTCTCGACGACTGCGAACAGGTGCTCATCGCCGATCATGAACGAGACCGTCTTGAGATCGCCGAGGGAAGTCCGCTCGCCGCGGATGTCCTCGTAGAGCTCGAAGTCCTCGACATCCGCGATCTTCGAGAGCGCGTTGCTGAGTCTTTGCTCGGGTGTCAGATTCCCGAGCGGAGCGCGGAAGACCGTGATCTCGCGGTTCCAGACGACCAGTGGTGCCGGCTCGAACGCGGGGTCCTGATTCTTCGTGTCTTGGGCTCCGGCGAAGGGAGCGAAACCTAGGAGAACGAGGAGGAGGAACAGGACCCGCTTCATGGCAACCTGCTTGTTAGGCTGCCGGCGTCCGGAAGTAAAGACGGGGAAACGAAACGGGCGGCAGGTTTCCCCACCGCCCGTCCATGGCAACCACCGAAAATCAATTCCGTTTGAAGTCGAGTCCCGGGTCCCCGGGCGGACCGCCGGCGAGGACGAACTTCAGCTCGGATTCCTCGGGCATCTGGACCGCGGCGACCATCTGGGTGTCCTCGGTATCGAGGACGAGCAGGCCGCCGTCGTTCATGCTGAACTCGCCATCGAAGGCGCTCGACTTCGAGTCCTTGGTGTAGTCCCAGACGAACTTGCCGTCCGCTTTCAGCGTCAGGGTGATGGTGCCGTCCTCGCCCTTGTCGGCGACCCAGGTGCCGGTGAGTCTCTCAAGCGGCACGACTTCCGGGACGGGCATTTCCTCAAGCGGCTCCTCATCCTCCGCGGGCTCCTCTTCGGCGTCGCTTGCGGAATTCGTGGATGCTTTGCAGAGGTCGGCGAGTTGCTGCGACACGCTGTCGGCCGGTTGGAGTGTCGCCGCGCTCTCGAACTCCTCGGTGGCGCGGTCGAGGTGTCCGCAGACCATGTAGTGGTAGCCGAGCAGGAAATGCGAGCCGGCGTCATCGGGCTTGGCGGCCGAGTATTCCTCAAGCCTCCGGAGCTGGTCGGTGTAGACCTCCTGCGAGCTGTAGAGCGTGACCATCGTCGTCCAATCCCAGCCGGGACCCGAGGCGAGCACCGGGTTCAGCACGCCGGCCGCTTCGCCGAACTTGCCGAGGGCGAACAGGATGAGGGCTCGGTATTCGTGAAGCGCGCCGTCGCCTGGAGCGGCTTCAATCGCCTTGTCACAAAGTTCGAGCGCGACGAGATACTCGCCGATCTTGAACGCGTCCTGCGAGCGGGCGATGAAGGCTTCCGAGTTGCCGGTGGCATCGGCCAACTGCTCTTCGGTTCCTGTCGCCTCGGCGGCGACCACGGTGATCGGCTGCGAGTAGGTCACGTTGCCGACGGGCTGGGCCGGGTAGGGGTTCGAGTA is part of the Haloferula helveola genome and encodes:
- a CDS encoding mechanosensitive ion channel family protein produces the protein MKRVLFLLLVLLGFAPFAGAQDTKNQDPAFEPAPLVVWNREITVFRAPLGNLTPEQRLSNALSKIADVEDFELYEDIRGERTSLGDLKTVSFMIGDEHLFAVVETDLDPTTGETLDSLTKTIISRLEEVRDAKREQRSVTVILKGVGVAIAATAAFLGLLWFLRFLGRKLRRYMVQRTSKLKQLKVRNFDFRPMMLQAIRRVIVMIGWGVALFAGYVWIVTVLGQFPYTAPWGHALGERLRTLTAGLLQSFVDALPGVIMVIVIFALTRWVARLADNLFRQLEHTKDDDSWLGSDTARASRRIVVVLVWIFGITIAYPYIPGSESPAFKGISVFVGLVLSLGSTGLVNQVMSGFVVLYSGAVRTGEYAKVGDTEGVIQDIGLLSTKVLTPRREYVTVPNAVLIAKETLNYSRIEENEQRTELSTKVTIGYDTPWRQVHAMLLLATERTPGIRKKPEPRVIQTALSDFYAEYELRFVPSDVAKKGVILSDLHQRIQDTFNEFEVQIMSPNFRSQPEEPVLTPKDKWFLAPSEPEGDKKGGGKKA
- a CDS encoding phospholipase D family protein, with product MMPTPDSPEVAVRPILLTSLMTVLATLLTASCGINYRDVPKTPSAALKKAPSSGVAGQFEAAARRHPGKSGFAALGGNREAFTSRVALADFARETLDVQYYIWTADTIGLTLADHLIQAADRGVRVRFLLDDVNFKKRDSTTAKIAAHPNIEVRIFNPHRYRNLRTTEFLANFGRLNKRMHNKIMVMDNSVAIIGGRNIADEYFGLGESFNNRDLDIAAAGPIVRDISATFDEFWNSAGAIPIEGFVREVPDMNDFREQLAVLRGNIRPERYPFPLKQDVDDLRGRIDDIADKMVWAKGEVLHDSFESMRGNDPDGKMNIQLHSEIAAAKRSVKIEAAYFILRDSGVETTRQLTERGVKVRTLTNALAGNDVVAAQAGHTKRRPQVLRAGMEVYELRPDAPAMLSQVAPYATSSRSALHTKSLVIDSEKTFIGSFNLDPRSADINSEIGLLVHSKAFAKQVEDFLDEGVRPENAYRVTLDDKGKTLWTAEVDGETKTWTHDPETSFGRRFMNGLMTLLPIEDQL